In Microbacterium lushaniae, the following are encoded in one genomic region:
- the epsC gene encoding serine O-acetyltransferase EpsC produces the protein MGPLPRLREDIAAAKLRDPAARGTLELVLLYSGLHAVWAHRVSHRLWRRGFRFPARLLSQLTRWLTGVEIHPGAVIGRRLFIDHGMGVVIGETAEVGDDVLIYHGVTLGGRQREGGKRHPTLGDGVAVGAGAKILGPITIGDRTVVGANAVVTKDAPADSVLVGVPATPRARRVGEDTRAVLTAPEYSI, from the coding sequence GTGGGCCCCCTCCCGCGCCTGCGCGAAGACATCGCCGCTGCCAAGCTCCGCGACCCCGCCGCCCGCGGCACCCTCGAACTGGTCCTGCTGTACTCGGGGCTGCACGCCGTGTGGGCCCACCGCGTGAGCCACCGGCTGTGGCGACGGGGCTTCCGCTTCCCCGCGCGGCTGCTGTCGCAGCTGACGCGATGGCTCACCGGCGTGGAGATCCACCCCGGCGCCGTCATCGGGCGGCGCCTGTTCATCGATCACGGGATGGGCGTGGTGATCGGCGAGACGGCCGAGGTGGGCGATGACGTGCTGATCTACCACGGCGTGACCCTCGGGGGTCGTCAGCGTGAGGGCGGCAAGCGCCATCCCACGCTCGGTGACGGCGTGGCCGTCGGCGCCGGTGCGAAGATCCTCGGCCCCATCACGATCGGCGATCGCACCGTGGTGGGCGCCAACGCGGTCGTGACCAAGGATGCGCCGGCGGACTCCGTGCTCGTGGGCGTCCCGGCCACGCCGCGGGCGCGCCGCGTGGGCGAGGACACCCGGGCCGTGCTCACCGCCCCCGAGTACTCGATCTAG
- the cysK gene encoding cysteine synthase A: protein MPGIHPDITSAFGDTPLVRLNRVAEGVDANILAKLEFYNPAGSVKDRLGIAIVDAAEASGELKPGGTIVESTSGNTGIALAMVGAARGYRVILTMPASMSKERRALLKAFGAEVVLTDPTKGMSYAVDEAKRIVSETPGAVWARQFENEANPEVHRRTTAEEILRDTDGKVDYFVAGIGTGGTITGVGQVLKERVPGVQVVAVEPSDSPVLSKGHPGPHKIQGIGPNFVPAILDRAVIDEVIDVEFDDAIRLARDTATKDGILVGMSSGAAIWAALEIAKRPEAAGKNIVVIIPSFGERYLSTALYEHLRED from the coding sequence ATGCCCGGCATCCACCCCGACATCACGTCCGCGTTCGGCGACACTCCGCTCGTGCGCCTGAACCGCGTCGCCGAGGGGGTGGACGCCAACATCCTCGCGAAGCTCGAGTTCTACAACCCCGCCGGCAGCGTCAAGGACCGCCTGGGGATCGCGATCGTGGATGCCGCGGAGGCCTCCGGCGAGCTGAAGCCCGGCGGCACGATCGTGGAGTCCACGAGCGGCAACACCGGCATCGCCCTGGCGATGGTGGGCGCGGCGCGCGGCTACCGCGTCATCCTCACGATGCCCGCATCCATGTCCAAGGAGCGGCGCGCGCTGCTCAAGGCGTTCGGCGCCGAGGTCGTGCTGACCGACCCGACCAAGGGCATGTCGTACGCGGTGGACGAGGCCAAGCGCATCGTGTCGGAGACGCCGGGGGCGGTGTGGGCGCGTCAGTTCGAGAACGAGGCGAACCCCGAGGTCCACCGCAGGACCACGGCCGAGGAGATCCTCCGCGACACCGACGGCAAGGTCGACTACTTCGTCGCCGGCATCGGCACCGGCGGGACCATCACGGGCGTCGGCCAGGTGCTCAAGGAACGCGTGCCGGGCGTGCAGGTCGTCGCCGTCGAGCCGTCGGACTCCCCCGTGCTCAGCAAGGGGCACCCCGGCCCGCACAAGATCCAGGGCATCGGGCCGAACTTCGTCCCCGCCATCCTCGACCGCGCCGTGATCGACGAGGTCATCGACGTCGAGTTCGACGACGCGATCCGTCTCGCCCGTGACACGGCCACCAAGGACGGCATCCTCGTGGGGATGTCCAGCGGCGCGGCCATCTGGGCGGCGCTGGAGATCGCCAAGCGCCCGGAGGCGGCGGGGAAGAACATCGTCGTGATCATCCCCTCCTTCGGCGAGCGGTACCTCTCCACCGCTCTGTACGAGCACCTGCGCGAGGACTGA
- the prmC gene encoding peptide chain release factor N(5)-glutamine methyltransferase, giving the protein MPAPAAASVAALVRDATARLAAAGVPDPDVDAELLAAHVLGAGRGAVQAAAIRGDGMDAESAAALEDLVQRRCARVPLQHLTGRAPFRHLELAVGPGVFVPRPETEMVAQLAIDALAAAAGAEPVAVDLGTGSGAIALAMATEVPHARVYAAEKSADAFVWATENARRVGAANLTVVRADLADAFGDLDGTVSVVASNPPYVPDGAIPRDPEVRLFDPPAALYGGPDGLDVVRVLSRVGLRLAHPGGVIVIEHGEWQGAAIRELLTADGWRAAATHPDLTMRDRATTALRP; this is encoded by the coding sequence ATGCCCGCACCCGCCGCCGCGTCCGTCGCCGCCCTCGTCCGCGACGCCACCGCACGCCTCGCCGCCGCCGGCGTTCCCGACCCCGACGTCGACGCCGAACTGCTCGCCGCGCACGTGCTGGGCGCCGGTCGCGGCGCGGTGCAGGCCGCCGCCATCCGCGGAGACGGCATGGATGCGGAGTCCGCGGCCGCGCTGGAGGATCTCGTGCAGCGCCGGTGCGCGCGTGTGCCGCTGCAGCACCTGACCGGGCGCGCGCCGTTCCGTCACCTCGAGCTGGCCGTGGGGCCGGGGGTGTTCGTGCCGCGGCCGGAGACGGAGATGGTCGCCCAGCTGGCCATCGACGCCCTGGCCGCCGCCGCAGGGGCGGAGCCGGTCGCGGTGGACCTCGGCACCGGCAGCGGGGCGATCGCCCTGGCGATGGCCACCGAGGTGCCGCACGCGCGCGTGTACGCGGCGGAGAAGTCCGCCGACGCGTTCGTGTGGGCGACGGAGAACGCCCGGCGCGTGGGGGCTGCGAACCTCACGGTGGTGCGGGCAGACCTGGCCGACGCCTTCGGTGACCTCGACGGCACCGTGTCGGTCGTGGCGTCCAACCCGCCGTACGTGCCCGACGGGGCGATCCCGCGTGATCCCGAGGTGCGACTCTTCGACCCGCCCGCAGCGCTGTACGGCGGCCCCGACGGGCTGGACGTCGTGCGCGTGCTCAGCCGCGTGGGGCTGCGGCTGGCGCATCCGGGCGGTGTCATCGTGATCGAGCACGGCGAATGGCAGGGCGCGGCGATCCGCGAGCTGCTGACGGCCGACGGATGGCGCGCGGCTGCGACGCACCCCGACTTGACGATGCGCGACCGGGCCACCACGGCGCTGCGCCCGTGA
- a CDS encoding L-threonylcarbamoyladenylate synthase yields MSPVYDCRDEAQLLSGMRHARQTLSRGELVVLPTDTVYGIAADAFNARAVAGLLAAKGRGRQQPPPVLVAGVSTLRALVADVPEPVERLVEAFWPGGLTIVLPSQPSLSWDLGETRGTVAVRMPAHRIALELLEETGPLAVSSANRTGAPAAVTIDEARDMLGESVGVYLDDGPSHTGIASTIVDATRLVGGDEPLVRVLREGAVPRERLRDVLGDLLEPDVEDESGGAA; encoded by the coding sequence ATGTCACCCGTTTACGACTGCCGTGACGAGGCCCAGCTGCTCTCCGGCATGCGTCACGCACGCCAGACGCTGAGCCGCGGCGAACTGGTCGTGCTGCCCACCGACACGGTGTACGGCATCGCCGCCGACGCCTTCAACGCCCGCGCGGTCGCGGGCCTGCTGGCTGCGAAAGGCCGTGGGCGACAGCAGCCGCCGCCGGTGCTGGTGGCCGGGGTGAGCACGCTCCGCGCGCTCGTGGCCGACGTCCCCGAACCGGTCGAGCGCCTCGTGGAGGCATTCTGGCCCGGCGGGCTCACGATCGTCCTGCCCTCGCAGCCGTCGCTGTCGTGGGATCTGGGGGAGACCCGGGGCACGGTCGCGGTGCGCATGCCCGCGCACCGGATCGCCCTGGAGCTGCTGGAGGAGACCGGGCCGCTGGCGGTCTCCAGCGCCAACCGCACCGGAGCGCCGGCGGCGGTCACGATCGACGAGGCGCGCGACATGCTGGGAGAGTCGGTCGGGGTGTACCTGGACGACGGGCCGAGCCACACCGGCATCGCGTCGACGATCGTGGATGCCACGCGCCTGGTGGGTGGCGACGAGCCGCTCGTGCGCGTGCTGCGCGAGGGTGCCGTGCCACGGGAGCGGCTGCGCGACGTGCTCGGCGATCTGCTGGAGCCGGACGTCGAGGACGAATCCGGCGGTGCCGCGTGA
- a CDS encoding MraY family glycosyltransferase: MKQYLLLVLFTAVVTFVLTWAVWRLSLRFKLYPGIRERDVHKTPTPRLGGVAMFLAVAAAFLFSSQQPFFSVIWANPGPVLAVLGATLVIVLVGVADDLWDLDWMIKLGAQFVAAGIITLLGGLQILSLPIGGLTVGSGWMSFTLTVFAIVIVMNAVNFIDGLDGLVAGVCLIANGVFFAYSYLLVRDTGASTYFNLASFLAAVLIGACIGFLPFNWNPAKIFMGDAGALMLGLLMASSAVAITGQIDPAVLDPEQLGRSQLLGAFIPILLPVVVVLLPLLDFGLAIIRRMRAGKSPFSPDRKHLHHRMLDMGHSDRDAVLIFYAWTAVVGFSFLLMYIGTGQSWPGDYALGVVFGVVGVAACLVLTFLPSRRQARPAPLKEPA, translated from the coding sequence GTGAAGCAGTACCTCCTGCTGGTGCTGTTCACCGCGGTGGTCACGTTCGTCCTGACGTGGGCGGTGTGGCGCCTGAGCCTGCGCTTCAAGCTGTATCCCGGCATCCGCGAACGCGACGTCCACAAGACGCCCACCCCGCGTCTGGGCGGTGTGGCGATGTTCCTGGCGGTGGCTGCCGCATTCCTCTTCTCCAGCCAGCAGCCCTTCTTCTCCGTCATCTGGGCCAATCCCGGCCCGGTCCTCGCGGTGCTCGGGGCGACCCTCGTGATCGTGCTGGTGGGCGTGGCCGATGACCTGTGGGACCTGGACTGGATGATCAAGCTCGGCGCGCAGTTCGTCGCCGCCGGCATCATCACGCTGCTGGGCGGACTGCAGATCCTCTCGCTGCCGATCGGCGGCCTGACCGTGGGGTCGGGCTGGATGAGCTTCACCCTCACGGTCTTCGCGATCGTGATCGTGATGAACGCGGTGAACTTCATCGACGGGCTCGACGGCCTGGTGGCCGGGGTGTGCCTGATCGCCAACGGCGTGTTCTTCGCCTACTCCTACCTGCTCGTGCGCGACACCGGCGCCAGCACGTACTTCAACCTCGCCTCCTTCCTCGCCGCGGTGCTCATCGGGGCGTGCATCGGCTTCCTCCCGTTCAACTGGAACCCGGCCAAGATCTTCATGGGCGACGCCGGCGCGCTCATGCTGGGCCTGCTGATGGCCTCGTCGGCGGTGGCGATCACCGGCCAGATCGACCCGGCCGTCCTCGACCCCGAGCAGCTCGGCCGCTCGCAGCTGCTGGGCGCGTTCATCCCGATCCTGCTGCCGGTGGTCGTGGTGCTCCTGCCGCTGCTGGATTTCGGTCTCGCGATCATCCGGCGCATGCGGGCGGGGAAATCCCCGTTCTCACCCGACCGCAAGCACCTGCACCACCGCATGCTCGACATGGGCCACTCCGACCGCGACGCCGTGCTGATCTTCTACGCGTGGACGGCGGTGGTGGGGTTCTCATTCCTGCTGATGTACATCGGCACCGGCCAGAGCTGGCCGGGTGACTACGCCCTGGGCGTCGTGTTCGGCGTCGTGGGCGTCGCCGCGTGCCTCGTCCTGACCTTCCTCCCCTCCCGGCGCCAGGCGCGTCCCGCCCCCCTCAAGGAGCCCGCATGA
- the atpB gene encoding F0F1 ATP synthase subunit A — protein MLSPTIVATVLADAPKLEPPLFTQAATLIANAATYGNEFHPPSIADFFPPVFFEGTPFAFTRINLVQILATVVLITIFLIGTRRMKLVPGRFQSIVEMGLDFVRVNIAHDLLGRKDGDRFLPILTTIFFMVLFMNITGVIPGINIAGTSVIAVPLLLALVSYVTFIYAGLKKGPKNFFKNSLFPTGVPPFLYIIVTPLELLSTFIIRPVTLTLRLLMNMIVGHLMLVLFFSATQFFIFSLGGWWSALGAGTLAFGFAFTLFELLVAFLQAYVFTILTAVYIQLAVAEEH, from the coding sequence GTGCTCTCACCGACCATCGTCGCAACGGTACTCGCCGATGCCCCGAAGCTGGAGCCACCGCTGTTCACTCAAGCTGCGACCCTGATCGCGAATGCCGCGACGTACGGGAACGAGTTCCACCCGCCGTCGATCGCCGACTTCTTCCCGCCGGTGTTCTTCGAGGGGACCCCGTTCGCCTTCACCCGCATCAACCTCGTCCAGATCCTGGCGACGGTGGTGCTCATCACGATCTTCCTCATCGGCACGCGCCGCATGAAGCTCGTCCCCGGGCGCTTCCAGTCCATCGTCGAGATGGGGCTCGACTTCGTCCGGGTCAACATCGCGCACGACCTGCTCGGCCGTAAGGACGGCGACCGGTTCCTGCCGATCCTCACCACGATCTTCTTCATGGTGCTGTTCATGAACATCACCGGCGTGATCCCGGGCATCAACATCGCCGGAACGAGCGTCATCGCCGTGCCGCTGCTGCTCGCGCTGGTCTCGTACGTGACGTTCATCTACGCGGGTCTGAAGAAGGGCCCGAAGAACTTCTTCAAGAACTCGCTGTTCCCCACGGGTGTGCCGCCGTTCCTCTACATCATCGTCACGCCGCTCGAGCTGCTGTCGACCTTCATCATCCGCCCCGTCACCCTGACGCTGCGACTGCTGATGAACATGATCGTCGGCCACCTCATGCTCGTGCTGTTCTTCTCGGCCACGCAGTTCTTCATCTTCAGCCTCGGCGGGTGGTGGTCGGCTCTCGGAGCCGGCACGCTCGCGTTCGGCTTCGCCTTCACCCTGTTCGAACTCCTGGTGGCCTTCCTCCAGGCGTACGTCTTCACGATCCTCACCGCGGTCTACATCCAGCTCGCGGTCGCGGAAGAGCACTGA
- the atpE gene encoding ATP synthase F0 subunit C: protein MDATTVLAQVSGSIATVGYGLAAIGPAIGVGIVVGKTIEGVARQPELAGRLQVLMWIGIAFTEALAFIGIATGFIFGF from the coding sequence GTGGACGCAACTACGGTTCTCGCCCAGGTCTCCGGATCCATCGCGACCGTCGGCTACGGCCTCGCCGCCATCGGCCCGGCCATCGGCGTCGGCATCGTCGTCGGAAAGACGATCGAGGGTGTCGCCCGCCAGCCCGAGCTCGCCGGCCGCCTGCAGGTCCTGATGTGGATCGGTATCGCCTTCACCGAGGCGCTCGCCTTCATCGGCATCGCCACCGGCTTCATCTTCGGCTTCTGA
- a CDS encoding F0F1 ATP synthase subunit B gives MLNALVAFAAEPAGEEAAHNPLLPAYYDIIWSAVCFVVILFVFWRVVLPRMQKLLDERGAAIEGNIAKADEAQRQAELALEQYTAQLAEARKEAGEIREAAREDGKKIVAEARDAASAEAARITATAHTQIEAERQAALVSLRSEVGSLALDLAGNVIGETLSDDQKAQAVVDRFLADLEASENAKAAQ, from the coding sequence ATGCTGAACGCTCTTGTCGCATTCGCCGCGGAGCCCGCGGGGGAAGAGGCGGCACACAACCCGCTGCTTCCGGCCTACTACGACATCATCTGGTCGGCGGTCTGCTTCGTCGTCATCCTCTTCGTCTTCTGGCGCGTCGTGCTGCCTCGGATGCAGAAGCTGCTCGACGAGCGCGGAGCCGCGATCGAAGGAAACATCGCCAAGGCCGACGAGGCGCAGCGGCAGGCCGAGCTCGCGCTGGAGCAGTACACCGCCCAGCTCGCCGAGGCCCGCAAGGAAGCCGGCGAGATCCGGGAGGCTGCCCGCGAGGACGGCAAGAAGATCGTCGCCGAAGCTCGCGACGCGGCATCCGCCGAGGCCGCGCGCATCACCGCGACCGCGCACACGCAGATCGAGGCCGAGCGCCAGGCGGCGCTCGTGTCGCTGCGCTCCGAGGTCGGTTCGCTCGCGCTCGACCTCGCCGGCAACGTCATCGGTGAGACCCTCTCCGACGACCAGAAGGCGCAGGCGGTCGTGGACCGCTTCCTCGCCGACCTGGAAGCCTCTGAGAACGCCAAGGCGGCCCAGTAA
- a CDS encoding F0F1 ATP synthase subunit delta, translating into MGSATTQALEVTTAALGAAQGVDLEVAGELFAAARAIGGSLQLGGALADSSASPESRAKVIADVFGASFRPVTVSLLSSLVDQRWSRASDLVDGIEELAIRAAAIGATGSDVEAELFSFSRTVAQNPELELALGSRLGDSSAKGALITDLLGERASAATTLIVSSLVRHSRDRRVRSLLNRAMSLVGDQRGRTVATVVSAAPLSDVQRTRLTSALSARYGGDVSLNVVIDPSVVGGLRVQIADDVIDASISTRLAGLRQRLAG; encoded by the coding sequence ATGGGAAGCGCGACCACTCAGGCCCTCGAGGTCACGACCGCGGCGCTCGGCGCCGCACAGGGCGTGGACCTCGAGGTCGCCGGCGAGCTGTTCGCTGCGGCCCGCGCCATCGGCGGTTCGCTGCAGCTGGGCGGCGCGCTGGCCGACTCGTCGGCTTCGCCGGAGTCCCGCGCGAAGGTGATCGCCGACGTGTTCGGTGCGTCCTTCCGGCCCGTCACGGTGTCGCTGCTGAGCTCGCTGGTCGACCAGCGCTGGTCGCGCGCATCCGACCTCGTGGACGGGATCGAGGAGCTCGCCATCCGTGCGGCGGCGATCGGTGCGACCGGTTCCGACGTCGAGGCGGAGCTGTTCTCCTTCTCGCGCACCGTGGCACAGAACCCTGAGCTGGAACTCGCCCTCGGCAGTCGCCTGGGCGACTCCTCGGCCAAGGGCGCGCTCATCACCGACCTGCTGGGGGAGCGCGCCAGCGCAGCCACGACGCTCATCGTCTCCTCGCTCGTCCGGCATTCGCGTGACCGTCGCGTTCGCAGTCTCCTGAACCGTGCAATGTCACTCGTCGGCGACCAGCGCGGACGCACGGTGGCGACGGTCGTGTCGGCCGCGCCGCTGAGCGACGTGCAGCGGACCCGCCTGACCTCTGCGCTCTCGGCGCGGTACGGCGGCGACGTCTCACTCAACGTCGTGATCGACCCGTCGGTGGTGGGCGGGCTGCGCGTGCAGATCGCCGACGACGTCATCGACGCGAGCATCTCCACCCGCCTGGCCGGCCTGCGCCAGCGCCTGGCGGGTTAA
- the atpA gene encoding F0F1 ATP synthase subunit alpha, with protein MADITISPDVIRDALKDFVAAYEPTGAAATEVGTVVDAGDGIAHVEGLPGVMANELVRFADGTQGLALNLDEHQIGVVVLGEFSGIEAGQEVTRTGEVLSAPVGDGFLGRVVDPLGNPIDGLGEVASEGRRALELQAPGVMARKSVHEPMQTGIKAIDAMIPVGRGQRQLIIGDRQTGKTAIAIDTIINQKDNWASGDVSKQVRCIYVAIGQKGSTIAAVKGALEDAGAMEYTTIVAAPASDPAGFKYLAPYTGSAIGQHWMYGGKHVLIIFDDLSKQAEAYRAVSLLLRRPPGREAYPGDVFYLHSRLLERCAKLSDELGAGSMTGLPIIETKANDVSAYIPTNVISITDGQIFLQSDLFNANQRPAVDVGISVSRVGGDAQVKSIKKVSGTLKLELAQYRSLQAFAMFASDLDAASRRQLSRGARLTELLKQPQYSPYPVEEQVVSIWAGTNGKLDSIEVSDVLRFERELLDYLRRNSTILDTLRETNVLDDDTAAELEQKVDAFLLEFQAGDGQGIGAPGNETVEAAALGDVNQEKIVKGRR; from the coding sequence ATGGCAGATATCACGATCAGCCCCGACGTCATCCGTGACGCGCTGAAGGACTTCGTCGCCGCCTACGAGCCCACCGGCGCCGCCGCGACCGAGGTGGGCACCGTGGTCGACGCCGGAGACGGCATCGCGCACGTCGAGGGACTGCCGGGCGTCATGGCCAACGAGCTGGTCCGCTTCGCGGACGGCACGCAGGGTCTCGCGCTGAACCTCGACGAGCACCAGATCGGTGTCGTCGTGCTCGGCGAGTTCTCCGGCATCGAGGCCGGTCAGGAAGTCACCCGCACGGGCGAGGTCCTCTCCGCCCCCGTCGGCGACGGCTTCCTCGGTCGCGTCGTCGACCCGCTCGGCAACCCCATCGACGGTCTCGGCGAGGTCGCCAGCGAGGGGCGCCGTGCTCTCGAGCTGCAGGCCCCCGGCGTCATGGCGCGCAAGAGCGTGCACGAGCCGATGCAGACCGGCATAAAGGCGATCGACGCGATGATCCCCGTCGGCCGCGGTCAGCGCCAGCTGATCATCGGCGACCGCCAGACCGGTAAGACGGCCATCGCGATCGACACGATCATCAACCAGAAGGACAACTGGGCGTCGGGCGACGTCAGCAAGCAGGTGCGCTGCATCTACGTCGCGATCGGCCAGAAGGGTTCCACGATCGCCGCCGTCAAGGGCGCCCTCGAGGACGCCGGCGCGATGGAGTACACCACCATCGTCGCCGCCCCCGCGTCCGACCCGGCAGGCTTCAAGTACCTCGCCCCCTACACCGGCTCGGCCATCGGCCAGCACTGGATGTACGGCGGCAAGCACGTCCTGATCATCTTCGACGACCTGTCCAAGCAGGCCGAGGCCTACCGCGCCGTGTCGCTGCTGCTGCGCCGCCCGCCGGGCCGCGAGGCATACCCCGGTGACGTGTTCTACCTGCACTCCCGTCTGCTGGAGCGTTGCGCGAAGCTGTCCGACGAGCTCGGTGCGGGCTCGATGACGGGTCTGCCGATCATCGAGACCAAGGCCAACGACGTGTCGGCCTACATCCCGACCAACGTCATCTCGATCACCGACGGCCAGATCTTCCTGCAGTCCGACCTGTTCAACGCGAACCAGCGTCCGGCCGTGGACGTGGGCATCTCGGTGTCGCGCGTGGGCGGTGACGCCCAGGTCAAGTCGATCAAGAAGGTCTCCGGCACGCTCAAGCTCGAGCTCGCCCAGTACCGCTCGCTTCAGGCCTTCGCGATGTTCGCGAGCGACCTGGATGCCGCTTCCCGCCGCCAGCTGTCGCGCGGTGCTCGCCTGACCGAGCTGCTCAAGCAGCCGCAGTACTCGCCGTACCCGGTGGAGGAGCAGGTCGTGTCGATCTGGGCCGGCACCAACGGCAAGCTCGACTCGATCGAGGTCTCCGACGTGCTGCGTTTCGAGCGCGAACTGCTGGACTACCTGCGCCGCAACTCCACGATCCTCGACACCCTGCGCGAGACCAACGTCCTCGACGACGACACCGCCGCCGAGCTGGAGCAGAAGGTGGACGCGTTCCTCCTGGAGTTCCAGGCCGGCGATGGACAGGGCATCGGCGCTCCCGGCAACGAGACGGTCGAGGCCGCTGCGCTCGGGGACGTCAACCAGGAGAAGATCGTCAAGGGCCGCCGCTAA
- a CDS encoding F0F1 ATP synthase subunit gamma has protein sequence MGAQLRVYKQKINSAQTTKKITKAMELIAASRIQKAMARVRASSPFANAVTRAVSAVATHSDVDHPLTAERVDIRRSAVVIFASDRGLAGAFNSQILREGLELAALLRSQGKEVAFYLVGRKAVGYFQFRRLATEAEWTGDTDTPQFRTAEEIAATLIDAYNRGGGEGGVDEIHLVYNRFVSMMTQSPESVRLLPLEVVEAEEGPGGQVYPLYEFEPEAETVLDALLPVYIQSRVFNALLQSSAAKHAATQKAMKSASDNADKLITDYTRLRNNARQAEITQQIAEIVGGADALASGK, from the coding sequence ATGGGCGCACAACTGCGGGTCTACAAGCAGAAGATCAACTCTGCTCAGACCACCAAGAAGATCACGAAGGCGATGGAGCTCATCGCGGCTTCGCGCATCCAGAAGGCGATGGCGCGGGTGCGCGCGTCGTCGCCGTTCGCGAATGCCGTGACGCGCGCCGTCTCGGCCGTCGCCACGCACTCCGACGTCGATCACCCCCTCACGGCCGAGCGCGTCGACATCCGGCGTTCCGCCGTGGTGATCTTCGCCTCCGACCGGGGCCTGGCCGGTGCGTTCAACTCGCAGATCCTCCGTGAGGGTCTGGAGCTGGCGGCCCTCCTGCGCTCCCAGGGGAAAGAGGTGGCCTTCTACCTCGTCGGCCGCAAGGCGGTGGGCTACTTCCAGTTCCGTCGCCTCGCCACCGAGGCGGAGTGGACCGGTGACACCGACACGCCGCAGTTCCGCACCGCGGAGGAGATCGCCGCCACCCTCATCGACGCCTACAACCGCGGCGGCGGCGAGGGCGGCGTGGACGAGATCCACCTCGTGTACAACCGCTTCGTCAGCATGATGACCCAGAGCCCGGAGTCGGTGCGCCTGCTCCCGCTGGAGGTCGTCGAGGCCGAGGAGGGTCCGGGCGGGCAGGTGTACCCGCTGTACGAGTTCGAGCCCGAGGCCGAGACCGTGCTGGACGCGCTCCTGCCGGTGTACATCCAGAGCCGTGTCTTCAACGCCCTCCTGCAGTCCTCGGCCGCCAAGCACGCCGCGACGCAGAAGGCGATGAAGTCCGCCAGCGACAACGCCGACAAGCTCATCACCGACTACACGCGCCTGCGCAACAACGCACGCCAGGCCGAGATCACGCAGCAGATCGCCGAGATCGTCGGCGGCGCCGACGCCCTGGCGTCGGGCAAGTAG